One window of the Nothobranchius furzeri strain GRZ-AD chromosome 3, NfurGRZ-RIMD1, whole genome shotgun sequence genome contains the following:
- the LOC107385337 gene encoding inhibin beta B chain produces the protein MQLMTSRRRMTPSFSLTAFVLLTTLLLKGLRVSGSPACASCGIPGMEKEAEERMMVEFAKQQLLDKLHLRERPNITQTVPRVALLTALRKLHSGRVRQDGTLELENNSLTKDQGYEIVSFADINNSDNGDKASLSLTFQFLQERGKSIQVLQSSLWIYAHSSQDPHRTSRLLARVFLSAIGEASGSNRTLVIEKMLEIQESNWHTFPITRTLQAFLDGGEHQLQLEVSCEEDGKNLCSLDASGDSPNQPFMVAQVRLRDNPSKHLIRKRSLRCGEHVTVCCKKDFYIKFKDIQWDEWIIAPEGYHMNYCMGQCPQHLSGSPGIASSFHTTVFSQLKVNGINTAAASCCIPTERRPLSMVYFNSQHSIVKTDVSDMIVESCGCT, from the exons ATGCAACTAATGACTTCACGCCGGAGGATGACACCGTCTTTTTCACTCACGGCGTTTGTTTTACTGACAACCTTGTTGTTGAAGGGTCTCAGGGTCAGCGGCTCCCCTGCGTGCGCGTCCTGTGGCATCCCGGGGATGGAGAAagaagcagaggagaggatgatgGTAGAGTTTGCCAAGCAGCAACTTTTGGACAAGCTGCACCTGAGAGAGAGACCAAACATCACCCAAACGGTGCCCCGGGTCGCGCTCCTCACTGCGCTGCGTAAACTGCACTCTGGTCGCGTCAGGCAGGATGGCACCCTTGAACTAGAAAACAACTCCCTAACCAAAGACCAAGGCTATGAaatagtgagctttgcagatataA ATAATTCTGACAATGGGGATAAAGCCAGCCTCAGCCTCACCTTTCAGTTCCTGCAGGAACGTGGCAAGAGCATCCAGGTCCTCCAGTCTTCTCTGTGGATCTACGCCCACTCTTCTCAGGACCCTCACCGGACCTCCCGTCTCCTAGCCCGGGTCTTCCTCTCTGCAATTGGAGAAGCCTCGGGATCAAACCGCACCCTGGTGATAGAGAAGATGCTGGAAATTCAGGAGAGCAACTGGCACACTTTTCCCATCACCCGCACCTTGCAGGCTTTCCTGGATGGAGGTGAACACCAGCTACAGCTTGAGGTCAGCTGCGAAGAAGATGGGAAGAACCTGTGTTCTCTAGATGCTTCTGGTGACTCCCCAAACCAGCCTTTCATGGTGGCCCAGGTGCGTCTTCGTGACAACCCCTCCAAGCACCTGATCAGGAAGCGGTCACTGCGGTGTGGTGAGCATGTAACAGTGTGCTGTAAGAAGGACTTCTACATCAAGTTCAAGGACATCCAGTGGGATGAGTGGATCATTGCACCTGAGGGGTACCACATGAACTACTGCATGGGTCAGTGTCCGCAGCATCTGTCCGGTTCTCCAGGGATAGCGTCCTCGTTCCACACCACAGTGTTCAGCCAGCTGAAAGTCAACGGCATCAACACGGCCGCGGCATCGTGCTGCATCCCCACTGAGCGCCGACCGCTCTCCATGGTCTATTTCAACTCTCAGCACAGCATCGTCAAAACCGACGTCTCCGACATGATAGTAGAGTCCTGCGGCTGCACATAG